Genomic DNA from Podospora pseudoanserina strain CBS 124.78 chromosome 4, whole genome shotgun sequence:
ATGGCCCCCgcaccttcaaccccccgcTTTTAGCGACTGCTGTGACGTCGTCTCCACTCTCGCTCGGCCAACTGCCGAAGCCCCGATCCTTGGCACGTGTCAGCGCGGCTTTCCAAGCCCCACCCGGCGCGTCACTGAACGAACGAAGCCATCGTCCATCGCCAGACAGAgagaacaccaccaaccaccaccaccacaaaaatGGACGACGATTTTGGCGCCGACGCCGAGTTTTTGGATGCCCTGGCTTCCTCAGCCGATGCCATCACTTCTTTGAATAgcaacaaaaccaacaaacaaccactaccaccaccaccactaccaccgccaccacaaCAGCGACCCCCGGGCCCGCCCGCCTTTCTCCCACTCAAAatccaacaacccaccccccagcGAGTagaaaaaccaccaccaccgcaacggCACGCCTCCACCGCGTCAGGTCCCCCAAAAATAgtccaaccaaccccccaacttctccccTCCCGAGCCAGCGGCTCGGGGTCTTCAATCCTCGTATCCCCGCGGCAAAAAGGAAACCCAGTGCTAGCCTGCATAAAGTCCATACCGTGGGAGTACTCAGACATACCAGCCGACTATGCCCTCGGGGCGACCACCTGCGCCCTTTTCCTGAGCCTTAAataccaccgcctccacccaGAATACATCTACACCcgcatccgcctcctccaacaaaggTTCCTCCTCCGGATCTTGTTGGTGCTTGTCGACATTCCCAACCACGAGGATTCCCTCCGCGAGCTCTCCAAGACTTCCCTTGTGAATAACGTCACTGTAATTTTATGTTGGTCGGCGGCCGAGGCAGGGCGGTATCTCGAGCTGTATAAAAGCTATGAGCATGCGAGCGCGGCGGGGATAAAGGGGCAGCAGGCGACGGGGTATgcggagaggttggttgaGTTTGTGACTgtgccgagggcggtgaACAAGGCGGATGCGGTGGCGCTGGTGGGGACGtttgggagtttgaggggagCGGTTAATGCTGATGTGGAGACGCTGGGGActgtggggggggggagaggaaggttaaggcttggaggagggcagtGGAGGCTCCGttcaaggggaggaaaaggaagggggaaaaggggtgttgagggggcggTTTCTATCGGGGGGTGccgagtggtggtggtgctggaagGGGACGcaaggggtgaggggggggggggggtggggtgaggaagacgagtggggggggtgaggagggtggggaagagcttggaggtggtgggagaggtgaggtttgggagtgatgatgatgaggatgaggatgaggagggggaggaggccatgagggtggttgagggggggggacgggggcAGCAAGGGGTGAGTCAGGCTGCGGCGAGTTCGAGTTCTGCTctggctccggctccggctcccgctgcgaagaggaaggagccTGAGCTCAGTGAGGGGATTGCTGCTGCGTTGGCAAAGCTCAGGAACAATGGTTAGATGGGCGAGCTTCGGGTGGCTTCGGGTTGGAACATCCTCGGTGACAACAGCACTACACGTCACAGCACCAGGCGGAACCCTGGGTTTGTACACCTCGACACTGCATGCTGCTAGCACCGAAATGTGTTGTTCGGCATTTTTGCTAGTCAGGGGCATGGTAGTGCTTTTCAGGTTTTTCTGCTTTGGTGCGGTGCCTGTTGAACAACCAAAGTAGGTTGGGTTATTCTTCAGGTCGGACCTGCCGTGAGAGGTCCCGTATCGGCGGTTTGCCCATCTTGGAGTAATCATGTCCCACATCTGAGACCAGCTACGTGGATATGTGAGATTGGGAACTATGTTGGGATACATACGGGGTTTTTGGTGTTGCTCAAAGAATGGACAGCATCAGGTTTAGACAGCAAACatcggttttttttttttttggaacgGATTTGGGTTTGCCTCGGGAGAGTTCATGAGTCTTGGAAAAGAGACTTTGATCATCTGCCCAGTAGCAGTTTGGACGGGAAGGGCTTGCGGGTGGCTGCAGTAGTATCGAGAGGGTGGTCCACATGGTTGACGCCCTGTGACGCTGTTCATGCATGAAGCTCACGTCGGATTCCTGCTGCGGGGAGGCGGGTTTAAAGGAGGAAAGGTGCAGGGTGATGTTGTCAGTCATACAACTCTGGAATATAAGCactttttttggggggggtaCTGATCAGCAATGTATCACGCAGGGTGACACGGCTGGATGGGCGTTGTTCACATGTTCTATCCAAGGCGAGTTTGATACCTGAAATGCTTGTTTTGCTGCGGTACCTGGATCTCAGCAAGGTCATGTCAAATCAATCCgcgaaaaaaagaaaataaaaaaagaaaaaaaaaccaccatCCGAAGGGGATGGGACCTAGCTGTCTAGTCAGGCACCGGGGGATTCAAGTTTTGGTCATCTCATCGAGTTCGTCTGGTAGATCGGACGGCGCAATCTCGTCATATGGGCTAGGTCAGAAGACtgtctcatcatcatcatcatcatttaCCACTCAGTGCTACCATTCGAATTCTATCGTGTATGCTTGCTTGTGTCTCACTCACTCTTTGAGCTCCTGCTGGATTAGGCAGGTCTGAGAAGGATTGACCAATCATGATCTATTTCCATTGAGCTATACTCTTACACCCTTCGGCATTTATTTTGACTTACACAGAGCCAgaccatcatcgtcaacgaCAACATCGACGAGCCGCAAAAAGATTCTACCGAAACACACACATGGCATTTTCCGGACAgcagttttttttttttttaacttcGACGCTTCACCTTGGCtcttggtgtggtggagtGTGCAACGGCCTCCTACCTGCTGCATGCGAGCAATGGGTCAACCATTCTTGCATTGCAGGACAGTGTTTGGTCCACATATGTCGTCCGACTCGCCagcatgtgtgtgtgtgcgtgggtgctttggaggaggaggaggaggttgggtgggtgagatgggatggtATGGGCAATCTACTTTTTTGTCAGGTTGCTTACTACCATGAGTAGGGGAGGTAGATAGCCATGTGTCTGCCTGCCTTGAGTAAGGTAGGggcaggaggggggagtgagTGGTTTGATTCTGGTTTTAATGATGTCTTGCCCCGGGGTGGCATTCCTGACCAccatcttttcctttcccttcgCACAATTTGGGTCTTGTTCTCTTGTCTCATCATTGCCAACGGGGGATTTTGGATGGGTGTGTTTCTTGCGGTGGTGGGTTATTATATCATACTGCACTCCTCTCCCTTTaggttttggttttgctgATTGAGCCTCGtcgttttgtttcttgttaCCACAGTGCTTCATGAGGCTATATTGGCGATTTATACCTACCTTCGCCTTCTCGCCCTTGGTCAGACGgacatccctccctcccttttgAACTGTCACCTTTCCTTTCACAGAACCCAGAGAGGAATAAGCATAAACAGCCATGCGTATCCTCTGTGGAGTGGCCACCTTTCTGGCGGCAAGCCACTccgttgtggtggtggtggtggctgcagCAGAAGcaccacaacaacgacaacataTGGCCTGGCCCTCAGCGGAGCCAGCATCAGCAAACCAGAAGCTCCCATCTCATCGGCAACCAAAGTACCGCCCTGACCGCAAGAGGGCGAATGCTGTCAAGCAGGCTTTCAGGATTTCGTGGGATGGTTACTACAAGCATGCGTTTCCTCATGATTCGCTGAGGCCTGTGTCGAATTCGTTCGAGGATGACAGGAACGGATGGGGAGCCAGTGCTGTCGACGCCTTCAGCACGGCGTTGATCATTGGGGAACACAAGATCATTGACCAGATCTTGCGCTACATCCCCgacatcaacttcaaccacACCGACAGTGAGGTGTCGTTGTTTGAGACGACGATTCGATATCTAGGTGGGCTGTTATCTGCCTacgacctcctcaccggcccCCTGAAACCCCGTTTCGACTACAGCACCCACcaaacctccctcatcctccaccaggCTGTCCGCCTGGCGGACAACCTCAAAGTCGCCTTCGACACCCCGACCGGAATCCCCGACAacgacctcttcttctccccccctcgCAAAAAGGGCTCAACCTCCAACGGCCTCGCCACAGCTGGAACCCTGGTCCTCGAATGGACCCGCCTCTCGGACCTCACCGGCGACCCTCAATACGCCCGCCTGGCCCAAAAGGCAGAAAAgtacctcctccaccccaaaaacccaGCCATGGGGGAACCCTTccccggcctcctcggctcctccctcaacctcgacaccgGCCTCTTTGAAGACGGCGCCGGCGGCTGGGGCGGCGGCACAGATAGCTTCTACGAATATCTCATCAAGATGTACCTCTACGACCCCTCCCGCTTTTCCGTCTATCGCGACCGCTGGGTGTTGGCGGCCGACAGCTCCATCCGGTATCTGacatcccaccccaccacccggcCCGACCTaaccttcctcgccatgtGGCGCAACCGCACCCTGCACTACTTCTCCGAGCACCTCGCCTGCTTCAGCGGGGGAAACTTCATCCTCGGCGGCCTGACCCTCGACTCCCCAGCctacctcggcctcggcctcgacctcgTCGCCGGGTGCAGAGCAACCTACACCAGCACCCTCACGGGAATAGGACCGGAAATCTTCCAATGGCAGGATAACACCGCCCCCCTGAACGCAAGCAACAACTCGCCTCCCCCGACCCATCAGAAACTCATGTACAGCCGGGCTGGGTTCTGGGTTACGAACGGGGGGTATCAACTGCGTCCTGAGGTGATTGAGAGCTATTACTACGCCTACCGGGCGACTGGCAATCAGAAATATCAGgagtgggtttgggaggcgTTTTTGGCTGTGAATGCCACGTGCAGGGTTGGGAGCGGGTATAGTAGTTTGATGGATGTCAACTTgccggaggggggtgggtggacGGATTTTCAGGAGAGTTTTTGGTTTGCGGAGGTGATGAAGTATGCTTATTTGGTctttgcggaggaggcgccgtGGCAGGTGAAGGCCGGGCTTGAGAATCGGTTTGTGTTTAATACCGAGGCGCATCCGATCAGGGTCGCGGGCGGGAGGGAGAAGtatgggggtggaggggggtaaggggagggagaagaggggggagtgaTAGGTAGGGTTGGGCTGAGGACGGGTCtcggtgggggggggggaggtatAGATTGGATTGAATGAGGCTGTTATGGCAACAAGGGATATATAGATAGGAAAGAAGGGGTGATGCTGGATCgtgggggggggtggtgagtgtgagtgagtgcggccgagatggtggagTATTAAGTTTACAAGAGGAGGCACCGGTCCCGTTCTAGGTAGACAATTCCGGTGCCGTTctaaataataaagtaaaggcGTTTCAGGGTTTGCTCTACTTGATaacaaaaccccccttcacccaTTTAAAAACTTTTCTCTCCCATTCTTCTCTTCAGCAACATTTCCCCAACTCAGTTTTCCATCCATCTTGGCCGCATTTCTTTCATTAGGTTACACCAGTCATTGGCATACCTTACCTAGTCGGTACAATGTCCCAAACCGGGCATatacccatccccccccctaCTACCACTATCTTGAAAAGGCGCAATGACCATCGTTGAAGGCATAGTTTTACAACATGACGTGGGGTCAACCTACTTGTGTGTATCAACAGTTTTGCAGTGAGGATGCCGCTGTCTTTCATCCATCTTGATAGTCATTCATATattccaacaacccccttccttctcatAATTATCAGAAgagaaaacaccaccatcacctccaaaaCACCGGTTACCAATGATTGCCGAGCAAGTCTTTTCGGTCAAGACGCGCTCTGATAGCACACCTCATCAAAGGCACATCATACCTCGTCAAAAGCACAATATTGGAGCGTGTCTTGACCGGAAAGACTTGCTCGGCAACCACCAAGAACCGGCTCATCATTACCATTACAAAGTAAATATCCAAGAAAAAtaaccctccctccctcccctgcACCCATCACTCATCAACTATCaaaccttcctctcccactcccccctcaactcctccaacctcttccacacccctccacccaactCTTTGAAttccaccaacctctcctctttgaccatctccatcccccccttccgTCCACTtaacaaccccttctccttcaactcttcaacatcttccaccctcccctcccacccccacccatccacctccgTCTTCCTGACATACACATTCCCCCACCGATCCGCCGCACTCCCCCACTTGACCCTCTCGGCCCGCTCACTATCCAacgcctcctgctcctgcagCGCCAGCCAAGCAGGCGCCATACTCCCGTTGTATCCCGTGATCGGATGCCACGGCGAACCCAGCCACCTCACCAGATAAAGCACAACCTGATACCAAAAAAACATGAACGCGTTGAGCGGGAAAAGCGTCGTCTGGACGATGCCCGGATGCGCTAGGTACATCTTGGGTGGCGTCTCGTCTTCCGCCACAGAAAAATATTGATCCACGTACGGTTTCGACGTCGGGAGGGACGACGTCAGCGCCAAAACGTCAGTCAGTCGTTTGGTCGCCTCGTAGGCGGCGTCGGTTTTGAGGGCTTGAAAATCGTCCAGGGAAAAGGTGTCCCAGTCTGCGTCGATGCTGCTCTCCCAGATGATTCTTCCGGGGGGCAGGGCGGATGGCTTGGGGCGGGAGAGCAAGGGGACCAGTTTCTGCGCAAAGAGGTAGTGGCCAAAGACGTTTGCGCAAAAGACTTCTCCCATTGTCTCCTTGCTCCCCGGGACGGGGGCGATGGTTTGGCCCGAGTTGCCCCCCTTGAAGGTCGGccatgttgttgctgagacGATGCCCTTGGTGAGGATGTTGTGGGCGACCTTTCCCCAGTTGAGACCGTACCAGCCGCCGATGCCGGCGTTGAAGATTATGGAGTCCAACCGGGGGATCTTGACGTCTTCCAGGGATTCAAAGTCGGGGGAcgtggagggggaggagagggtgccatggaggagctggtcggcggcggcggtgatggtggggaggttgcaGAGGTCGAGTTGGACCGAGAGGATGTGAATGCGGCGGGTGGCTTGGTGGGGGTCGTAGTTTTGGCCGGTGCGGGagcggagggcgggggaggattCGGCGAACTGTTGGGCGTGGGCGCGGAGGGCGGTGACGGTTTCTTGGGATTTTTTGGCCGagcgggtggtgggaatgaggatgaggtgggaGGTCAGGGAGCGGGTGGAGAGGTAATCGTCGATGAGGCGTTGACAGATGCCGAAGCCGATGCCGCTGTTGGGGCAGATGTCAGGGGCCGCTGGGAGCTTAAACGTtcgagatgggatggattgAGACTTACCTGTTGGCACCTGTCACCAGGACAAATAAGGTGTCCTTTTCAGGAGCTCGGTCCCAAGGTGGTGGTACCATGGTGTCGATTAAAGATGAACAGTGTTTGAAGCGTGGTCGAAGAAGTATCGGGGGGCCCGCTGAGCTATAAGAGCTGGTCGGGTTGCCTTTTTGGATCCGGTACAAGGTGGAGAGAATCCGGTATTTGGagtgggttggtggctgaAAACCACTGGTTCAGAATGATGTATTAATATTATGCCGCCGTGACAGCAAAGCTATGGCTTCTTTTTGCCTTGGTGATACGTCGTCAGGtcagcagtggtggtggtgcagtACACAACAAGTTCAGTTTGCTGGGCGAATCGGTGGAGCTGTTGATATCCAAACTGCCAAATTTCCCGGTGGATCGATCAGCAGCTGGAGCAAGGTAAGGCGGACATCATCAGTCTAACCCAGAGTGTTCTCTTTAGTTCGGACTTTTCAGCTTAGAGCACGGATCACTCGATGGATCAAGCAACCGAGCAACGTTCCCTGATCAAGACAGTCAAAGAGCTTTGAGACCGCCCGAGACCATCTGAGCAGACAGTCAGGTTTTGTCTGACCGGCCGCATTGACAACTCCTCGAACAACTCCTTGACAATTACTCGACAATTCCTCGATAATCGGCATCTGGTGTAGCTGGACTTTTGTTGTCCCCGCTTTCCCATCACACCCTGTTACCTCAGCGGCACTACCCGTGCCATCCCCACTTTAACTTTGTGCCCCCAATCTAACAAGACTGAAGACTGATATCTGACATCTGACATCTTGACAACAACATCCAATCGACATGATGCCGTCAAAAGTCCTGATCTTTACTGGCGCTCCCGAGAGTAGCACGCTTGATTGGGAATCCGGGCTGCTGTCAGCCTTTTCCGATCCGATTGCCCGGTTTGCAGGAATCGCAACAGACAGCCAACAGCCTCGTCCAGCAATCGAGGGTCACGCTGCCTGGAGATCGTTGACACTGGAGATGACTGATATCCCACACGACCGCCAGAAGCAGGTCGCTCTTGACCCCTGCTACGATGAATCAGCAGACTTTCTTCCAGGGACGGGACCCGACTTCTTCACAACAGTATATACTGCCTCTTTCGCATCGACCAGAAACGGAGAATCTCAATCTCAGTTTCAGTCTCGGGCCGAGTCCCAGAACCATGCGTTGTCACAGCTCTACGAGCACTCAATAGCAATCCATCAGGAAATGCCCTCTTCCCACCTTGTCAATCACCACAGCCAAAGCGACCAGTCAGACTCTTGTATCAGCAACGAGACTACCTCTTTTCTGTCTGATGGCCCCAGCCAACACGAGCCCGCGAGGGGGCCGTTGCCTTTTCGGGGAGATTCTCACCTCACCGACCTGAAAGATATCCCACCAGCCTCGTGTCTTACCAAGATCATGCCGCAGACCGCGAGCGTCAACTTGATTGTAGGTATCATCTCGGTTGCCCGGCCTCGAGTTGTCAACACCCGATGGGGCTCAAAGCATCTGGTGGAGATTTTGGTTGGTGACGAGACCAGAGCTGGTTTCACCGTTACCTACTGGCTACCATcagatgatgttgagaaaaGCTGCCTTGCCGGACTGCGGCCCGGAGACATTGTCCTAATGCAGAACATTGGGCTGAATGTGTTTCTGAAAAAGGTCTATGGGTCCAGTCTCCGCAAGGATCTCTCCAAGGTCCACCTTCTCTACCGCGTGAAACTCGACTCCCAAGAGAGCGGCGGCCACTACGCAGCATCGGATCTGGCGTCCACGACCAATCGGCATCCCCAGCTGGACAAGACACGCCAGGTTCGAGATTGGGTTCTGAACtttgtcggtggtggtgcccgGCACCAGGGCAAGTCCAAGAACAAGCCGGCCAACCCCAAGCGTCGTTGGGAACGACCACCAGACGACGATACCCAGCTGCCTTAGGCTTCTACCCTGGAATACAGTAAGGTATTTCCTGTCTGTGCGGTGTTGTCATCGAAAGCTCTTGACGATATCGACGGCCGCCGGAGGTGGTTCCATTTGCTGGGCGCGCATACCCCTGTCAACGCCGGTCTTGGCGGCACGGTCCAGCTGCTGAGACCCTCCCGTGGCTGTGAATGGATTCTTCGAACATGCTTTGCGTGGCCTCCGCGTCAGAGGGGAAATTACGACTACGCGGCTTTGGTCCACAGGGATTGGCTGCCGTTGACATATAACGATAGAAGCATTCGTGACGAAGCTCAATCGCCGCAAACAAACACAGCCAAGTCTTGACCACCTTAATCCCGCCTACAAGGTCTACCTTGGCAGAAAGCTTTCAAAAATGATGCGCAGACGCCACAAGAAATCACGCCGGGGATGTCTGGAGTGCAAGAAGCGGCATATCAAGGTGAGTTGTGCTCGGTCACTATACAGAAACATGTTCAACCGCCGACAACGGTTTGCAGTGCGATGAAACCCGGCCACGGTGCATCAACTGCACGActgtggagagggagtgCCAGTACTCGACCCCTGGATATCAATCACCTTCCGAGACCTCAGGGAGCCCCGCGCCGGTATCTCAACAGACGCCCTTCCCAGGCTCCGTCTCGACCCCTGCCTCGGTGGCGGCCTCGGACCACAGCATGCCCGCTCCGGCTCTCTCGCCGGaggcaccggcaccacctATGCTGGACGTGCGAACTTTTCCTCACACTGGGGACATGAACGGCAAAGTCGACATCGTGCACATGCAGCTGTTTTATCACTACGTGACCAACCACTCGGTCATCTATCCGTTTGTCGATTACGATGGTGGACTGAAACGCATCATTATCGAAGTTGCCCTCCGAGAGCCGTTTCTTTTGCACTCGATCCTCGCAATGGCAAGCCGGCATCTGAGCATGACCGGAACCGGCAACACGGCCTACTACCACGACCTTGCCATTGAGCTTCAGACGCAAGCCTTGTCTCTATTCAACAGCTTCGATGTCGAGCATTTTGCCCAGTCGATCGAGCGACGAGTGCCCGTCTTCCTGTTCTCTGCGATCCTAGGCTTCCATGCCTTGTGCGACATGCTGGCGTACCAAGACGACACCTATCCCTCCAACCTGGCCAGGCTTACAGGATACTTTCGTCTCCATCGAGGCATTCTTTCCGTCATGGAAGGCCACTGGGAAGATCTCAAGAAGACGGAGCTTAGCATCCTCTTTGACCACATCGTCCCTCGTTGGTATGAGatcagtgatgatgacgggggcTCGGATTGCGACGACATCAAACAACGAGTTCGGGAATCCCCAAATCTGGATGACGGGCAGCGGGAGGCGTTTTTCAAGGTCCTCAAGTATCTCCAGTGGGTGTTTGATGCCACGCCCAACTATCGCAGCCGAGCTCATATGTTGTGCAGTTTTGCGTAAGTTGACTTCGCACGAATCGTGAGACAATGACTGACTTTAGCAGTGTGATGATTCCTAGACCCTTTGTCGACGCTGTCGAGGTAGGCAAGCCTGAAGCGCTGGCCATACTCGCCTACTTTTATGTCGCCCTGCATTTCTGTCGTGACATCTGGCTGATTGGAAACTCGGGCCAGTTTCTGTTGACGTCGGTCGCCACTCACCTCAACCAGCTCGGCCCAGAGTGGTCGGCCTGGTTGGAGAAGCCATGTCAAATGCTGCGGGAgtctttggaggaggacaaaCTCAACACCCGGTCCTCTGCCACCAGCATCGCCTCGGCTTCACCCCTGCCAACCTGGAGCCATTCAGGACTCGACGATCCATGAGTGGCTACACAGTGCCCTATGTCACATGATTTCTCTGGGCAAACTGGACCATCTCAGCCTGAGACCAGTCGGTCACCCACcgctccaccacaacctcaacgaccagcgttgtgtgtgtgtgtgtgtgtgcgtgtgtgtgtacCGCCGCAATGGGTCACGATATCGTCATCTCCCGGCCCTCCGAGGCTGATGCCGGGCGCATCGCAGAAATCCACATCTCCGCCATGGGTTCGAACCCACTCCTGCATGCACAGTTTCCCACGCCAGAAGGTCTCCAGGCGCTTCGCCGCTTTCTCGAGGCCGAGACGCTTGACGAGATTCGCGACGCAGTGTCTGGTGTTTTGGTCTCGCGGGATGGCCCAGATGGACCGGTGACTGGGTTCGTGAAATggacctccccatcccatccccaggATGTCAAGCTTGAAAGGGGCGATATTGTTCACCTGGAGGGATGCTGCCGTCGGTTTTTGGATGAATACGCTTCGCTCGCCGAGCAAGCCAAGGAGAGATCGGTGCGAGATGAGCCGCCTTGCTACCGTAAGTGTGCTCCCACCAGCTTATCCCGTGCTGGCGTTGCTTGGCGGCGCGGGTGTATCCTAGACAGATATGCAAAGTCTGGGGAAGTTGCAATGCCGTCATCAATATCTGGCTCCGAGAATCTCCGAGGGGAGCCTTGTTTACGTCCGTTTTCATGATAATCGTCACCCGGGCCGGGCCGCCTCCTCCGATGTTTTCAGGCAAAGCTAATCGACTGTATGGGTTAGGATTGAGTTTTGTCTGTGCGGATCCTGAATATCAGGGTAGAGGGATAGGTACGCAGTTGACTCggaaggtgttggagctggccgaggaggacaaCCTGGCGGTCTACCTGGAGAGCACCGATGTGGCTGTCTCTATTTATCAACGACTTGGATTCCGTGCTATTGACAGTTTCGAAATGCAAATTCCGGGCCGACAAGAGACAGAGAGGGTGGTTTACAAGGAGGTGTGCATGATATGGTACCCTTCTGGCCAAAGATAGCAATTCCCGGTCGACTAACACACAATGAATCGGTCCTTTCCCAATGTCAATCATACATTACAGTCGATAGTAGCAAAAATATTATCCGGCCTCGGATTGGCCAATTTCAGAAAGCGttgaacaaaaagaagattCCAACTGATACATTTACACTAGATCCGGATCAAGGCAACggttgctggctgctggctgctaactaacccctcctcccccacacacacacacacactttGATGACGGGCTTCATCCTGGGAAAACAACCCCAGATTTCCACCCTCGACACGTGCTTTTGggactccaacaacaagtTCTCCAATATAGGGTCTGTTCCTTcaacaaaagagaaacaagGTTCCACCCGACACATGTGTCGCACGACAGTAGAGGATCAGGACGGGTTATATGTTCTGCATCACTTGACCTCTTTTGAGCTTCAGCCTTGGGGTAGAACAAGACCTCCTGTTCAACCCCAGAATTAGAACCCCCGCGGCCCTGCCGTGTGCGTGTAACCGCACAAAGCAGCCGGGGGGGGGACCCTGTGGATGTCTCCTCTCCGCATtgcggggtggggggggggggcaggatggatggatggatggatggaggggttcagcggaatgatgatgatgagtgggaagggaagggTGGCACATGGCATATCGAATGCTCGTCAATTTTCTTTCACACCACATCGGATTGTTGTTCATCCAATTGTTTTTTAGAGATTCCGGCAGGCAACATGGCGGTGTCAaagtttttggagggggttgtgacATGATGTTCTGTGGGGGAAgactgatgatgatgatgatgatgatagagACGGGACTGACAGCAAATGTTTGACGAACAGAACTACGCAGACAACAAATGGAACACCACAACGAAAAAGAGTCGGATGGTAACACCAGCCTCGTCAAATCAGCAATAATCGGCAGAGGGCCATGCCATCCAAGAAATCCCCAAGCGTTTGCCAAGTTGGTTTCATGACCGCCTTTTCCGATTCAAAACTGGTgtggtgtcggtgtcgtGTGTGTCGTGCATTTGGCTGCGACAGCAGCATAAGTCGGcatttttattttgtttttgtctttCTGGAGGAGAGAGCGAGTGACTGACTCGAACCATTACGTTACAAGTATTCCCAAACGGGcggacagcagcagggggCCCCGCAGCTACATGCGGAAGACATTCCAGGTTCCGGCGCCGGGCAGTCATCAGGCCCGGCTCTTTTTCGATCTGGGCTTACCGTTGGCCGCCCCACAGCGGGCTGCAGCGAGTGTTTTTCCCCAGGGGTACGTACACACGCGACCGTTATCGCCGGCTTACAATTATGTTTCTCGCAATTGAATCTCGGAGAGGGGCCCTGTGATAAGGCTGTTTGTTTCGTTTCGCTATCGCTTGGACATGCATATCATCAAACAGCCAGAGAACACAAGCACAAGCGAGCACAGAAACGGGAATAGATGGGTGATGGACACACCTACACTATcaccctacctacctacctatctaccaCCTATTACAGGCGGCATCTACCTATCTCACGGGAAGTCCAGTCTtcaaaggagggggtgggtgctCTTCCCGTCGTACGCTGTAGTGTAGGTGTTAGTGAATGACGtttccatcaccaagaaccGCCGCAGCGGATCCTGGTCCACAGAGGTCCATCGCTAATTCCGCCT
This window encodes:
- the RAD10 gene encoding ssDNA endonuclease and repair protein rad10 (COG:L; BUSCO:EOG09264DOU; EggNog:ENOG503NXVJ) translates to MDDDFGADAEFLDALASSADAITSLNSNKTNKQPLPPPPLPPPPQQRPPGPPAFLPLKIQQPTPQRVEKPPPPQRHASTASGPPKIVQPTPQLLPSRASGSGSSILVSPRQKGNPVLACIKSIPWEYSDIPADYALGATTCALFLSLKYHRLHPEYIYTRIRLLQQRFLLRILLVLVDIPNHEDSLRELSKTSLVNNVTVILCWSAAEAGRYLELYKSYEHASAAGIKGQQATGYAERLVEFVTVPRAVNKADAVALVGTFGSLRGAVNADVETLGTSLEVVGEVRFGSDDDEDEDEEGEEAMRVVEGGGRGQQGVSQAAASSSSALAPAPAPAAKRKEPELSEGIAAALAKLRNNG
- the mns1B_1 gene encoding Mannosyl-oligosaccharide alpha-1,2-mannosidase 1B (CAZy:GH47; COG:G; EggNog:ENOG503NUBI) codes for the protein MRILCGVATFLAASHSVVVVVVAAAEAPQQRQHMAWPSAEPASANQKLPSHRQPKYRPDRKRANAVKQAFRISWDGYYKHAFPHDSLRPVSNSFEDDRNGWGASAVDAFSTALIIGEHKIIDQILRYIPDINFNHTDSEVSLFETTIRYLGGLLSAYDLLTGPLKPRFDYSTHQTSLILHQAVRLADNLKVAFDTPTGIPDNDLFFSPPRKKGSTSNGLATAGTLVLEWTRLSDLTGDPQYARLAQKAEKYLLHPKNPAMGEPFPGLLGSSLNLDTGLFEDGAGGWGGGTDSFYEYLIKMYLYDPSRFSVYRDRWVLAADSSIRYLTSHPTTRPDLTFLAMWRNRTLHYFSEHLACFSGGNFILGGLTLDSPAYLGLGLDLVAGCRATYTSTLTGIGPEIFQWQDNTAPLNASNNSPPPTHQKLMYSRAGFWVTNGGYQLRPEVIESYYYAYRATGNQKYQEWVWEAFLAVNATCRVGSGYSSLMDVNLPEGGGWTDFQESFWFAEVMKYAYLVFAEEAPWQVKAGLENRFVFNTEAHPIRVAGGREKYGGGGG
- the ERG27 gene encoding 3-keto-steroid reductase (COG:I; EggNog:ENOG503NWKM; BUSCO:EOG09262SR7) gives rise to the protein MVPPPWDRAPEKDTLFVLVTGANSGIGFGICQRLIDDYLSTRSLTSHLILIPTTRSAKKSQETVTALRAHAQQFAESSPALRSRTGQNYDPHQATRRIHILSVQLDLCNLPTITAAADQLLHGTLSSPSTSPDFESLEDVKIPRLDSIIFNAGIGGWYGLNWGKVAHNILTKGIVSATTWPTFKGGNSGQTIAPVPGSKETMGEVFCANVFGHYLFAQKLVPLLSRPKPSALPPGRIIWESSIDADWDTFSLDDFQALKTDAAYEATKRLTDVLALTSSLPTSKPYVDQYFSVAEDETPPKMYLAHPGIVQTTLFPLNAFMFFWYQVVLYLVRWLGSPWHPITGYNGSMAPAWLALQEQEALDSERAERVKWGSAADRWGNVYVRKTEVDGWGWEGRVEDVEELKEKGLLSGRKGGMEMVKEERLVEFKELGGGVWKRLEELRGEWERKV
- a CDS encoding hypothetical protein (EggNog:ENOG503P21T), with product MMPSKVLIFTGAPESSTLDWESGLLSAFSDPIARFAGIATDSQQPRPAIEGHAAWRSLTLEMTDIPHDRQKQVALDPCYDESADFLPGTGPDFFTTVYTASFASTRNGESQSQFQSRAESQNHALSQLYEHSIAIHQEMPSSHLVNHHSQSDQSDSCISNETTSFLSDGPSQHEPARGPLPFRGDSHLTDLKDIPPASCLTKIMPQTASVNLIVGIISVARPRVVNTRWGSKHLVEILVGDETRAGFTVTYWLPSDDVEKSCLAGLRPGDIVLMQNIGLNVFLKKVYGSSLRKDLSKVHLLYRVKLDSQESGGHYAASDLASTTNRHPQLDKTRQVRDWVLNFVGGGARHQGKSKNKPANPKRRWERPPDDDTQLP